A portion of the Halalkalicoccus tibetensis genome contains these proteins:
- a CDS encoding alpha/beta hydrolase encodes MQAGEIDPQAQAAVDRQDRLPLPHSRRGVKLLRLLTRPTMWLRNRNPPPVGATVDRRIPGPAGELTARLYLPDADGPVPTVVFFHGGGFVFGSIETHDWLCRHLTRESGCGVLSVDYRLAPEHPFPAAVEDAYAAVEWAAANPEAVDGTGTVAVAGDSAGGTLAAVAALMAAERDGPEIAQQTLVYPAVGIEERQESVRENAGIVLGEDDMEWFNRCYYVNEIHRRNPYADPANACDLSGVAPTTVVTAGFDPLRDGGTAYAERLVGDGVPTRYRNYDDMVHGFMTFRDVDRAREAIGDVGGDLAGLLTEG; translated from the coding sequence ATGCAGGCCGGCGAGATCGACCCGCAGGCACAGGCGGCGGTCGACCGGCAGGACCGCCTCCCGCTCCCGCACAGTCGCCGTGGAGTGAAGCTCCTCCGGCTTCTCACCCGGCCGACGATGTGGCTCAGGAACCGGAACCCGCCGCCCGTCGGCGCGACCGTCGACCGACGGATCCCCGGTCCGGCGGGGGAACTCACTGCCCGCCTCTACCTGCCGGACGCGGACGGGCCGGTCCCGACGGTCGTGTTCTTTCACGGCGGCGGGTTCGTTTTCGGGAGTATCGAGACGCACGACTGGCTCTGTCGGCATCTTACACGGGAGAGCGGCTGTGGCGTCCTCTCGGTCGATTACCGGCTCGCGCCCGAACACCCGTTCCCGGCGGCCGTCGAGGACGCCTATGCCGCCGTCGAGTGGGCGGCCGCGAACCCGGAGGCGGTCGACGGAACCGGGACCGTCGCGGTCGCGGGTGATTCGGCCGGGGGAACCCTCGCTGCCGTCGCTGCGCTCATGGCCGCCGAGCGCGATGGCCCCGAGATCGCCCAGCAGACCCTCGTCTATCCCGCCGTCGGCATCGAGGAACGCCAGGAATCCGTCCGGGAGAACGCGGGGATCGTTCTCGGCGAGGACGATATGGAGTGGTTCAACCGCTGTTACTACGTGAACGAGATCCACAGGCGAAACCCGTACGCCGACCCGGCAAACGCCTGTGACCTCTCCGGCGTCGCCCCCACGACGGTCGTCACGGCGGGGTTCGACCCGCTCCGTGACGGCGGGACGGCGTACGCCGAGCGGCTCGTCGGCGACGGGGTCCCCACGCGCTACAGGAACTACGACGACATGGTCCACGGGTTCATGACGTTCCGCGACGTCGATCGGGCCCGTGAGGCGATCGGGGA
- a CDS encoding winged helix-turn-helix transcriptional regulator, giving the protein MEIRLDEIDRQVIYSLMKDSRNTSAPDVAEMVNVSPGTIRNRIERLEKAGVITGYSARIDFERADGQLTNLYICNAPVSERESLIGQVQTIPGVINVRELMAGQRNLHVLAIGEDTADLRRIATGISKLGIDIQEEDLVESEVDHPYVPYGPEEDERRRTLSDFMSLAGGSEIVEITVQDEAPVTGSTVAEAVEDGIIDNQILLIAIEREGDILTPHGNTTIQAKDVVTLFSRGGVDEPMLTGFRGDSTPA; this is encoded by the coding sequence ATGGAGATCCGCCTGGACGAGATCGATCGGCAGGTCATCTACAGTCTCATGAAGGACTCCCGCAACACGTCCGCTCCCGACGTCGCCGAGATGGTGAACGTCTCTCCCGGTACGATCCGAAACAGGATCGAACGCCTGGAGAAGGCCGGCGTGATCACCGGCTACTCCGCTCGCATCGATTTCGAACGTGCCGACGGACAGCTCACGAACCTCTACATCTGTAACGCACCCGTCTCGGAACGCGAGTCGCTCATCGGTCAGGTCCAGACTATCCCCGGCGTGATCAACGTCCGCGAGCTGATGGCAGGACAGCGAAACCTCCACGTTCTGGCCATCGGCGAGGACACGGCGGATCTCCGCAGGATCGCGACTGGGATCTCGAAGCTCGGGATCGACATCCAGGAGGAGGATCTCGTCGAGTCCGAGGTCGACCATCCCTACGTTCCGTACGGTCCCGAGGAGGACGAACGGCGGCGTACACTCTCCGACTTCATGAGTCTGGCAGGCGGATCGGAGATCGTCGAGATCACCGTCCAGGACGAAGCACCCGTCACGGGCTCCACGGTCGCGGAGGCCGTCGAGGACGGGATCATCGACAATCAGATCCTGCTGATCGCGATCGAGCGTGAAGGTGACATCCTCACTCCACACGGCAACACGACCATTCAGGCCAAGGACGTCGTGACGCTGTTCTCACGTGGAGGGGTTGACGAACCGATGCTGACGGGGTTCCGGGGCGACAGCACGCCGGCCTGA
- a CDS encoding amino acid permease: MSSSDQELARDLGFLEAYTLGLGTMIGAGIFVLPGIVAESAGPASMVSFTLGGVVALLAALSLSELATGMPKAGGSYYYVNHALGSFFGTIVGWGMWAGLMFATAFYMLGFGQYLTNQPSDALIVVAAGLVMASLLVAVNYRGVKETGSLQNVIVLVLICLIGAFIVVGLVRINTDLLTPFAPAGWGAVGATTGTVFVTFIGFEVIATSAEEIKDPGRNLPLSMIAAVVTPTLLYVLVMLVSTGLLPVPDLAGSDVPVADVAAEAVGVFGALSVAGYSLELATVGSVIMIAGAILATVSSANASILSAARVNFAMGRDRILTNWLNQIHEQYRTPYRAIVATGALILLLIASPLPIDTLADVASFMFLITYALVHIAVIVLRRADPDEYEPDFRIPAVLYPVVPIVGSLACLVIMVQMAWVVQAIGLGIVGAGVLWYQFYAKDKAIATSLVGEAIAEQPSRPPADEQLYRVVVPVANPETQRHLLRLAAASARESANSEGIDRAEIVAVNITEVPPQTSLEQIEFEEERVERQSALLEGARDSGEEFDVGIRTRAIAGRDIGSTILTVIDEEDADEVLLGWDAHRSRREHLFGSNLDPIMGRAPCEVTFVQYGSDRIGDVVVLVSGGPHTPAAVRRGAEFAASEPDATLTLLNIQRPAETNEAADEDASEPLDPIAEGESVIERIATEAGLSADEYTTRVEVNEDIEAGILGSVNDYETICVGTTRDGVISQAISGAIPERIGREATGTVAMVRGEETSPRSIREGLIERLSS, from the coding sequence ATGAGTAGTAGTGATCAGGAACTCGCACGTGATCTTGGCTTCTTGGAGGCGTATACCCTCGGATTAGGGACGATGATCGGAGCGGGGATCTTCGTTCTCCCGGGGATCGTCGCCGAAAGCGCCGGTCCGGCGAGCATGGTTTCGTTCACGCTCGGCGGTGTCGTTGCGCTCCTGGCGGCCCTCTCGCTTTCGGAACTGGCGACCGGGATGCCGAAAGCCGGGGGTAGCTACTACTACGTGAACCACGCCCTCGGGAGTTTCTTCGGGACCATCGTCGGGTGGGGGATGTGGGCCGGCCTGATGTTCGCGACGGCCTTCTACATGCTCGGCTTCGGCCAGTACCTCACCAACCAGCCCTCCGATGCGCTCATCGTCGTCGCCGCGGGGCTGGTGATGGCCTCGCTCCTCGTCGCGGTCAACTACCGGGGGGTCAAGGAGACGGGCTCGCTCCAGAACGTCATCGTTCTCGTGCTCATCTGTCTGATCGGCGCGTTCATCGTCGTCGGTCTCGTCCGGATCAACACCGACCTGCTCACGCCCTTCGCACCGGCCGGCTGGGGCGCGGTCGGTGCGACCACCGGAACGGTGTTCGTGACGTTCATCGGCTTCGAGGTCATCGCGACCAGCGCCGAGGAGATCAAGGACCCCGGACGGAACCTCCCGCTGTCGATGATCGCCGCGGTCGTGACGCCGACGTTGCTCTACGTCCTCGTCATGCTCGTGAGCACGGGTCTCCTCCCGGTTCCGGACCTGGCCGGCTCGGACGTGCCCGTTGCGGACGTCGCCGCCGAGGCAGTGGGGGTGTTCGGTGCGCTCAGCGTCGCCGGTTACAGTCTGGAGCTGGCGACGGTCGGATCGGTCATCATGATCGCTGGCGCGATCCTCGCGACGGTCTCTTCGGCGAACGCCTCGATCCTGTCCGCGGCCCGCGTCAACTTCGCCATGGGCCGCGATCGCATCCTCACCAACTGGCTCAACCAGATCCACGAGCAGTACCGGACGCCGTATCGAGCCATCGTCGCGACCGGTGCGCTCATCCTCCTGTTGATCGCAAGCCCGTTGCCGATCGACACGCTCGCCGACGTCGCGAGTTTCATGTTCCTCATCACGTACGCGCTCGTCCACATCGCGGTGATCGTTCTGCGCCGGGCCGACCCCGACGAGTACGAGCCGGACTTCCGGATCCCAGCCGTCCTCTACCCGGTCGTTCCGATAGTGGGCTCCCTGGCCTGTCTCGTCATCATGGTCCAGATGGCGTGGGTCGTGCAGGCGATCGGCCTCGGGATCGTCGGTGCCGGCGTCCTCTGGTATCAGTTCTACGCCAAGGACAAGGCGATCGCGACGAGCCTGGTCGGGGAAGCTATCGCGGAGCAACCCAGCCGACCGCCGGCCGACGAGCAGCTCTATCGCGTGGTCGTTCCGGTCGCGAACCCGGAGACACAGCGCCATCTCCTTCGGCTGGCGGCGGCCAGTGCACGGGAAAGCGCGAACTCGGAGGGGATCGACCGCGCGGAGATCGTCGCGGTCAACATCACCGAGGTCCCACCCCAGACGTCGCTCGAACAGATCGAGTTCGAGGAGGAACGCGTCGAACGGCAGAGTGCCCTCCTCGAAGGGGCGAGGGACAGCGGCGAGGAGTTCGACGTCGGTATCCGAACCCGTGCGATCGCCGGCCGCGACATCGGCAGCACGATCCTCACCGTCATCGACGAGGAGGACGCCGACGAAGTCCTCCTCGGCTGGGATGCACACCGCTCCCGGCGTGAGCATCTCTTCGGCTCGAACCTCGATCCGATCATGGGGCGGGCGCCCTGTGAAGTGACGTTCGTGCAGTACGGAAGCGATCGGATCGGGGACGTCGTCGTGCTGGTCAGCGGCGGGCCCCACACTCCGGCCGCCGTCAGACGCGGTGCCGAGTTCGCGGCTAGCGAACCCGACGCGACGCTGACGCTGCTCAACATCCAGCGCCCTGCCGAAACGAACGAGGCTGCCGACGAGGACGCATCCGAACCGCTCGACCCGATCGCGGAAGGGGAGTCCGTCATCGAACGGATCGCAACGGAGGCGGGACTCTCCGCGGACGAGTATACGACCCGGGTCGAGGTGAACGAGGACATCGAAGCGGGGATCCTCGGGTCGGTCAACGATTACGAGACGATCTGTGTCGGGACGACGCGCGACGGCGTCATCTCACAGGCGATCTCGGGAGCGATTCCCGAACGGATCGGACGGGAGGCGACGGGTACGGTCGCGATGGTTCGCGGCGAGGAGACCTCCCCGCGGTCGATCCGGGAGGGACTCATCGAACGGCTGAGCTCCTGA
- the trkA gene encoding Trk system potassium transporter TrkA, with product MHVIIVGAGEVGWAIADDLAEVHQVVVVDRDGEKVEDLTYSMDVLAVQGDGTDLQILEEARIAEAEMVIACTDIDEANIVVCNIAKAIGDIFTIGRVKHRNFLRTWTRLEGAFGVDLLISTDLLTAESIFRVSGLPSAHDVNSFAGGVVRMAEFDISSTSPLDGRSIRDVDRYDALRFAAVFRDDDLLVPKGDTVLRSGDRIVTIGAPDAIRRFSEEIGQKAGESLENIVIVGGSEIGFQTARIFEEHGYRPQLIERDPARARAIAEALPKTTVLERSATDLDFLKREHIGRADLLVATMGRDEQNLLMCILATHLGVDRTVAVIESTDYADLFEQVGIDVAISPLEEAAEEIIQFTRHDRTKKIAMLEHDRAEVVEVGIGRESVLVDREIADAMTDLPQRVVIGAISRDGKFVTPRGDTVVRQGDHLVIFVDTEVLDAVTEAV from the coding sequence ATGCACGTGATCATCGTTGGAGCCGGCGAAGTCGGATGGGCAATCGCGGACGATCTCGCGGAAGTCCATCAGGTCGTCGTCGTGGATCGGGACGGCGAGAAGGTCGAGGATCTGACGTATTCAATGGACGTATTAGCGGTTCAGGGGGATGGGACCGACCTTCAAATCCTCGAAGAGGCGAGAATCGCCGAAGCGGAGATGGTGATCGCCTGTACCGACATCGACGAGGCGAACATCGTCGTCTGTAACATCGCCAAAGCGATCGGGGACATATTCACCATCGGGCGTGTCAAACATCGAAACTTCCTGCGGACGTGGACTCGCTTAGAAGGGGCGTTCGGCGTCGACCTCCTGATAAGTACCGACCTGTTGACGGCCGAGTCGATCTTCCGTGTTTCCGGGCTACCGAGCGCTCATGACGTCAATTCGTTCGCAGGGGGCGTGGTTCGGATGGCGGAGTTCGATATCTCGTCTACAAGCCCGCTTGATGGTCGATCGATTCGGGACGTGGATCGATATGACGCCCTCAGGTTCGCAGCAGTCTTTCGGGACGATGATCTGCTCGTTCCGAAGGGGGACACCGTCTTACGATCCGGTGATAGGATCGTCACGATCGGCGCCCCGGACGCCATCAGACGTTTCTCGGAGGAGATCGGACAGAAGGCGGGAGAGTCCCTCGAGAACATAGTCATCGTGGGTGGAAGCGAGATCGGCTTTCAGACCGCCCGGATTTTCGAGGAGCATGGGTATCGCCCTCAGCTGATCGAGCGTGATCCCGCCCGGGCACGTGCGATCGCCGAGGCGCTTCCGAAAACGACGGTCTTGGAGAGAAGCGCAACTGATCTAGACTTTCTCAAACGCGAGCACATCGGGAGGGCGGACCTCCTGGTCGCCACGATGGGTCGGGACGAGCAGAACCTGCTGATGTGCATACTGGCGACCCACCTCGGGGTCGATCGGACGGTCGCTGTCATTGAATCGACGGACTACGCGGACCTCTTCGAACAGGTCGGGATCGACGTCGCGATTAGTCCGCTTGAGGAAGCGGCCGAAGAGATCATTCAGTTTACTCGGCACGATCGAACCAAGAAGATCGCGATGCTCGAACACGACCGCGCGGAGGTCGTAGAGGTAGGAATCGGGCGTGAATCCGTACTGGTCGACCGAGAGATCGCCGACGCCATGACCGATCTCCCACAACGGGTCGTGATCGGTGCGATCTCCAGAGACGGCAAGTTCGTGACGCCGCGCGGCGATACAGTAGTCCGGCAGGGTGATCACTTGGTGATTTTCGTGGATACGGAGGTCCTCGATGCGGTGACGGAAGCCGTATAA